In the genome of Fusarium poae strain DAOMC 252244 chromosome 1, whole genome shotgun sequence, the window AGTTGCTTTCGGAGCTGGAGGAGTTGTGGGCCAGCTACAACCTCATCGGCGACTACAAGGAGGTGGCCAAGTATCTCGCCGACAAGAAGAGCTTGACAACAGTATACTTTGAGGGGAATCCGTTGCAACTGCAAGAGCCGGTGGCATATAGGAACAGGATCCGGTTAACATTACCACAAGTCAAACAGATTGATGCCAGTAAGTTCACTCCTGgagagcgcaccaaagcgTGGTTTGGCTAATTTGTCTTGTAGCTTTTGTGAGAACATAAGAATTCGATTTCGGAAGGCATCAACATAGAAAGCAAGGCGTTTAAGGAAGGAGTTTTGTCTATCTATACTCGAAGACGGTATCAACGGAGCATAGAAATACATGATTCGATCGAAGCCAGTTGACCTGATTTACTTGATTCACTTGCCAGACAGATTTTGTCATCGAGACGTTGAGCATTGAGTATCACATGACAGCTTTCACTGCTAACTCTATGTCTCGATGTCACAAATGAAGACATTGGTCAAAACGACGCACATCTTATACAGCATTGTGTGGAAGGGTTAACTGTCTTTTGTAATCTATGAGAGCGGTTCTACAAAATGCAGCCCATCGTCATTTAACGCCTGATATCCCAAAAAATAGCCATGTTCCTatgcttctttctttttactcATCAAATGTCATATCATTGTTTAACCAAAGATCCAGAGCTTGTCACTGGGGAAATACTGCAAGAAGAGTCAGCATTGGCACTTGGATGTTTTTAGAAGCAAAGTGAGAACTTACGTTGGTGGGCTTGTTGAacttgaggttgaggttcATCTTGGAGATGCGCTTCATGTCCTCCTCATCAATGCTCCAGTCGAAGCAGTCAAAGTTCTGCTCCATGTACTTGGGAGTGGTGCTCTTGGGGATGACAGCAAGACCCTGCTGAGTAGCCCATCGGAGAAGGACCTGGGCGGAAGTCTTGTTGTACTTGCTGCCGAGGCTGGTGAAAACCTCGTGCTGCATGAGAGGAGAGGCAGACTTGGCAATGTCCATGTCGAGCTCAATGAAGCCGGTAGGGCCGAAAGAAGAGTAGGCAGTCAGAGCAATACCCTCAGCCTTGGCGAGACTGACAAGTTCAGCCTGCTGGTGGTAGGGGTGAAGCTCAACCTGGAGGGTAGCAGGGCGGATCTTGGCGTACTTGAGCAAGTCGTAGATGGCCTGAGCCTGGAAGTTGGAGATACCAATGGACTTGGCGAGACCCTTCTCAACGAGGTTCTCCATGCCCTCCCAGGTCTCCTGGTTGGTGGCCTTGCTCCAGCGGATCTCAGTGCCGGCATCATCGTAGTGCCAGCCAGGGGGGTAGCGGACCTCGGGGTCGACGTACTCGAGGGCGACGGGGAAGTGGATGAGGAAAAGATCAAAGTAGTCGATCTGCCAGTCGGCGAGCTGGCGGCGGGTGATAGGCTCGACGTTCTCCTTGTCGTGGTAAGTCTGCCAGAGCTTGGAGACGATGAAGAGGTCCTCTCGCTTCACGATGCCCTCTTTGATGGCGCGGGCGACACCCTCACCACAAGCCTTCTCATTGCCGTAGTCTGTTGCGAAATCGTGTCAGTCAGATTCTGGATGGTCTTGGCTTGGCCAAGTTGGCTTGTCCGGGTAAAAGAGAGCTTCATGAAGCTCCCACCCCACATTGTAAAGCAGCTCCCCGTGTGGTGGAGGGGTAGTTTTGCAGGGGTATTGTGGCTGTTTTCTCGGGCAATTGGCAGGTGAATTGAGGGGCAATGAGCAGGGGTTGAGCTGGAGAGGAGGGGCAGACAGATTGTTTTGTAAGAGACAGATCGATCCGTGAGGTGACCAGACGGGTAGTGTTGATTGTGATTGTGATTATGCTCAATAGGGGAAAGACATACCGCAAGCACCATCGAGCAGACGGTAACCAGCCTTGATAGCGTTGTAGACAACCTCGGCGCAGTTGTCATCGACCTTCCAGAGGCCGAAGCCAATCTGGGGCATGTCGAAGCCGCTGTTAAGCTTGATGTTTGGAACGTTGACCATTGCCACGGTGTTTGATGAGGTTGTGTATGAAAGAAGAGATTGGTGATACAATAGAAGAATGGGGAAAGAAAGGAAGTAGGAATGGCAACACAGAGGAGGGGAGAGGAGTATTTATGTTGGTAGAGAGGGAAACGTATGTTGTCTGTCTGCTGTTCTAGAGTGTATGATACAAGTCCTCATGGCTGCAGCATGACAACAAAAGTAGTAGCTTATAGTAGGGATTAAATTGATAAAGACACTCCTTTTAAAATCCGAGGATGCGAAACTGCATTAGTTTTGATCTCCTTCTTGCCTCGCCGGTCATAGAATGTCACTCTGCATCATGGTTACTGTGTGGTATATCATGGGACTGACTTCTCTCCATGCATAGTACCATCCGGGGTGTGAAAGAGGTGTGTAGGCAATGCACTGGGTATAACTAACGGCGGCAAATCTCCAAGCTCCATCATGCGAGGCGAGGAATT includes:
- the XYL1 gene encoding NAD(P)H-dependent D-xylose reductase (XR); this encodes MVNVPNIKLNSGFDMPQIGFGLWKVDDNCAEVVYNAIKAGYRLLDGACDYGNEKACGEGVARAIKEGIVKREDLFIVSKLWQTYHDKENVEPITRRQLADWQIDYFDLFLIHFPVALEYVDPEVRYPPGWHYDDAGTEIRWSKATNQETWEGMENLVEKGLAKSIGISNFQAQAIYDLLKYAKIRPATLQVELHPYHQQAELVSLAKAEGIALTAYSSFGPTGFIELDMDIAKSASPLMQHEVFTSLGSKYNKTSAQVLLRWATQQGLAVIPKSTTPKYMEQNFDCFDWSIDEEDMKRISKMNLNLKFNKPTNYFPSDKLWIFG